Sequence from the bacterium genome:
GCAGATACCGGCGGTGAAAGAAGTTCCCTGAGATCGGAATCCACCCCCGCTCGCCCGCGGTCCGGGCGCTCAGGGAGTTGGGCGTGACGAGGGACAGCGCGATCGGCGGGTGCGGCACCTGGTACGGTCGCGGGACCCAGCCGACCTTGAAGGCGGGCCAGACCGAGTCCTTGAGCGACAGCGGCCACGATTGTCCGGGCAGGTCGTACGGCGGGTCCTGGGACCACAGCTTCAGCACCGTGTCGATCGACTCGACCACCATCTGCGAGCGCACCTCGCTCGGGGGGACGTGGAACATTTCCATGTCGCTGCCGAGGCCGCCCGAGCCGATCCCCAGGATGAGGCGCCCGCGGCAGAGATGATCGAACATCGCGGCCTGCGCCGCCACCACGAGCGGGTGCGTCTGCAGAAGATTGAGGACGCCCGTGCCGAACCGAATCGTCCGCGCGCGGTCGATCACGGTCGAAAGGAACACGAACGGGGAGGTGATGCGCTCGCTCCACGACGTGAGATGCTCGCCGACAAACACCTCCGAGAAGCCGAGCCCGTCCGCGAGGATGATCGCCTCGCGGTCTTCCTCGAGCACGGCGGTGTAGTCCCGATCAGGATGGTGAAACGGCATCATGAACATGCCGAGCGTGACGCTCACGACAGCCTCCTCACCCGTGCCGCACGGAGCATCCCCGAGCGCTTGGGGAAGGTTCTAGGTCTGGCTCCCGCTCAGCCGGCGCACGTACGGCCGGAGCGTGGTGCGGTGAAGGGAGTCGACGAGCCGATCGTCGGCCGTGACAAGGAAACAGTCTTCAGCCACCGCCAACGCGAGATATAGCGCATCGTATACGGAACGACCGAACCGTGTCGCAATCTCGAACGCTGCGGTAAGCAACGGTACGGAAGGACGGAGCACAATCGGCGGGGCTGAGGCGAATGCGGTGACGACGTGCTGTGCCTCGCGTGGGCTGAGCTCGCCGCGCCGGGTCTTTTTCCAGAGCGTGTTGCCGAACTCGGTGAGCAACAGATCGGGCGCGAGCAGCCGCAGGCCGCGAGCGAGGAGTCCGGACGCGTGATCGCTTCCCCGCTCCGGGACGTACCATTTCACCGCCACGCTCGCGTCGACGACCACCAGCTCGGTGCGCGTCACCGCCGACGGTCCTCTCGGATGAGGGCCGCGCTGTCACTGAAGGTGCGGTCGCGCCGACCGAGCCGCGCGCGCACCGCGGAGGCGATCCGCGCCGCACTCTGATCGGTCGATTCGCTGGCCGCAGATTCGAGGATGGTCACGAGTTCCTGCTGAAGCGACCGCTGGTGTCGTGCAGCCCTGCGCTTGAGTGATTTGATCAGGGCTTCGGGAACACGCCGAATGAGGACGTCCGTCACGAGCCACCTTCCGTTCGAACGTGCTATCATCATGATAGCAGTCGAAGCGTTTCGGTGTCAAGAACGTACACTGCCCCGTGAGCCGCGGCGCGGATGGCGTTGCCTGCTGCGGGCTGGTTCGCGGCGGCACTAGCGAGCCTAAACGGCACGGCCGCCGCGTGTTCCATCGCGTTGCTTCGCATCGAGAGGGTTGTTTCCGCCGTCAGCGAGGCCGTGGCACGATCGTCGTGACGACAGCGGGCCCGCGGCCGCCCACCGGGTCGCAGAAACGTGGCCGACGCTGGGGAGGGGTAGCTCGTGTCCACCAAGCGCAGAGCGCCGACGTCTAAACCCGCCAAGGTCGTGAAGGAGGGGGCGGCCATGCAATTTCCGGAGATGCCGCAGGAAGACTCCGCATCGTTCGACGAGGTGACGGCGATCGCGCGCGAGCGAGCGCTCGCAATGCCGACGCAGCGGGCCGCCCGGGAGAAACGCGACCAACACGCGTTGGAAGCGGGAGCGGGCGCCACGTCGCAGGCCGTCATCGACGGCTTGAGCAAGACTCGTCTGATGGTCAACGAGGCACTCGATGACGTCGGTGGGGCCCTGCTGGACCAGGCAAAGCAACTGGCCGCGCTGGAGGAAGCCGTTCGCCTGCGCCGGGCCGAACTCCAGGAGGTGTATCGGGTCGAAGTGGCCGTACGCACGCTCGAGGAGATGGTTGCTCGGTATCACGCCGAGCGGCAGCGGCTCGAGAGCGAGCTCTCTGACGCCCGATCATTGGCCGAGGCAGAGCGCAGTAGGTGGCAGGAGACGTTTGATGAAGAGCAGGCCGAAGCCCGGAAGGCCTGGGAGCGCGCGGAGGAGGAGTACGACTATCGGAAGAGGACGGAGCGTGCGCGAGAGGAGGCGGAGTACCAAGCAAAGCGGAAGGCGCTTCTGGCCGAACACGATGAAGAGCGGACCCGCCGCGAAGAGGAGTTGAAAGGCCGGGAGAATGCCCTGGCTGCGAGCGAGGCGCGGCTCGCTGAGCTGGAGGCTCGCGTCCAAGCCTTCCCAGGGGAGCTAGAGCAGGCAGTGGCCCAAGCCCAGCAAGCCGCGATTGTTGTCGAGCGCGAGCGGGCCCGTATGGCATCGGAGTCAGCCGCCAAGGAAGCTCAGGCTGCCGAGGCGCTCCTCAAGCAACGCGTC
This genomic interval carries:
- a CDS encoding LLM class flavin-dependent oxidoreductase — protein: MSVTLGMFMMPFHHPDRDYTAVLEEDREAIILADGLGFSEVFVGEHLTSWSERITSPFVFLSTVIDRARTIRFGTGVLNLLQTHPLVVAAQAAMFDHLCRGRLILGIGSGGLGSDMEMFHVPPSEVRSQMVVESIDTVLKLWSQDPPYDLPGQSWPLSLKDSVWPAFKVGWVPRPYQVPHPPIALSLVTPNSLSARTAGERGWIPISGNFFHRRYLRGHWERYAEGRERVGARPDPTVWRVSRCVLVTETDAEAEDYLADPTNGLSYYYAFFRHSFAVGRKALFMIKPDPEMPDEAATVDVIKRSQVISGTPGRVLDQLVALRDETGHFGTLLMTGHDWDRPRLWRRSMELLARDVMPRFQRHADATFPA
- a CDS encoding type II toxin-antitoxin system VapC family toxin encodes the protein MTRTELVVVDASVAVKWYVPERGSDHASGLLARGLRLLAPDLLLTEFGNTLWKKTRRGELSPREAQHVVTAFASAPPIVLRPSVPLLTAAFEIATRFGRSVYDALYLALAVAEDCFLVTADDRLVDSLHRTTLRPYVRRLSGSQT